The genomic window TCTCACGTCCAGCCACATCCTAGACTTGAGACCTGTTAGCGGATGAGACGAATGGCGTGTTGTTAATCGGTGTTTTAGCGCGTGCCAAATGAGAGCAGAAGGATTATTCTAAGCACAACGTCACAGCATAACCTGATGATGGATTGATTGTGAAAACCTGGAAAGGAGAGTCACGATGGCTCAAGCACAATCAGTTCTGCCGAAGACGGCAGCCGAAACGTTTTGGAACAAACTGTGGCGCGCGCTGGATGAACGGCTCGCGCTGCACGCACTCGCATATCCCGTGCCCGAATACGCCAACACCATTCCGTACACCCTCGGCGGGATTACGCTCGTTGGCTTTGTCGTCCTCTTTGCGACTGGCATTTTGCTCACCCAGTTCTACCATCCGCATCCCAGCGAGGCGCACGACAGCGTGGTGTACATCATCACGCAAGCGCCGTTCGGCGATTTTATTCGCAGCATCCATTTCTGGACGGCGAATCTCGTCGTCGTCACTGCGCTCTTGCACATGATACGCATTTACTACACCGCCTCCTTCAAGCGCCCGCGCGAATTCAACTGGCTCGTCGGCGTGGGCTTGCTCGCGATCACCTTGGGCTTTGCCTTCACGGGGACGATTCTCAAGTGGGATCAGGAAGCGAGTGAGGCGCTATCCCATAACAAGGAGATCGGTGAATTGCTCGGCGTGTGGGGTGTGTGGCTTTCATCCGAATTCACGCGCAGTGTCCCGCTCCTCACGCGGCTCTATACGACGCACATCACGCTCTTGCCATTCATCTTCCTGGGTCTCGTCGCCGTGCATCTGTTTCTCGTCAAGATGCTCAAGATTTCGCCCAAGCCGACAGAGAACGCGCGCGCCGGCGACGATTATCCGGCGAATCAAAAGACTGAAAGTCCCTTTGGGATGAGTCACTTTGACATGCATCTGCGGCGAATGATTGGCTTTGGTTTGATTTTGTTTGCAACCGTCGCGGTACTCTCGTTCTTTGTCTCCGCGCCACTCGGACTCAAAGCTGTGCCGGGCGAAGAAGTGACCAAGCCCCCGTGGATGTTCTTGTGGCTTTATCCGCTGGAAAATGTATTCGGCGTGCCAGGCATCTTGTACGGCAGCATTGTCTTCTTCGGATTACTCGTGCTCGTGCCATTCCTGGATCGCAGTCCCTGGCTCGCGTCGAGCAAACGACGCGGATGGCTGATCGCGGGCGCGCTCGTGCTCGTCATTCTCGCTGCGCTCATCGTGTACGCGTGGTTCACCGTACCGGTGACGCACACGACGGGAGGTTGACGGTGACCAAGGTCACCTCGGTGAATCGGTTCACGCTGACGTTTCTTGCGCTGGTTGTGATTGCGACACTCAGCGGAGGTCTCGCATATCAAACGGCAATGGTTTTTGTCGCGGGTGGCGGAAATTTGTCGAACGCG from Chloroflexota bacterium includes these protein-coding regions:
- a CDS encoding cytochrome bc complex cytochrome b subunit; translated protein: MAQAQSVLPKTAAETFWNKLWRALDERLALHALAYPVPEYANTIPYTLGGITLVGFVVLFATGILLTQFYHPHPSEAHDSVVYIITQAPFGDFIRSIHFWTANLVVVTALLHMIRIYYTASFKRPREFNWLVGVGLLAITLGFAFTGTILKWDQEASEALSHNKEIGELLGVWGVWLSSEFTRSVPLLTRLYTTHITLLPFIFLGLVAVHLFLVKMLKISPKPTENARAGDDYPANQKTESPFGMSHFDMHLRRMIGFGLILFATVAVLSFFVSAPLGLKAVPGEEVTKPPWMFLWLYPLENVFGVPGILYGSIVFFGLLVLVPFLDRSPWLASSKRRGWLIAGALVLVILAALIVYAWFTVPVTHTTGG